One stretch of Roseimicrobium sp. ORNL1 DNA includes these proteins:
- the ptsG gene encoding PTS glucose transporter subunit IIBC, translating to MFNINFKGAFSLLQKIGKCMMLPVAVLPVAGILLGVGSADFNWLPHSLSLIMAKSGDAIFGNLPLLFAIGVAIGLTDNDGVAALAGTTGYVVFLAAMGVSASMRELEVKPIMGIPSVDTGVFGGIIVGMIAAACFNRFYKVQLPAYLGFFAGKRSVPIITSFAVIFVGVILSFIWPPIGDAIKNFSNWAAHGQPALAFTIYGVVERALIPFGLHHVWNVPFFFEAGSFTDPVTGNVVKGEIARFISGDPTAGNMTGGYLFKMWGLPAAAIAMWRAARPENRAKVGGIMMSAALTAFLTGITEPIEFAFLFVAPVLYGIHALLAGVAYFLCIVLGIKHGFTFSHGFIDYVVLFPKSHNALWLFVLGPIWAVLYYTVFTVAIRKFNLATPGREVEDEAAKAAKSTGGSFALQLIRAFGGRSNIASLDACITRLRVKLNDVTKANVEKLKALGAAGVVVVGDGVQAIFGTQSENLKTEMEEYLKTAGPEADELEAPSPVKAPAAAAGVVSKLRDPDAAGKAAKWLAALGGAENVERIDACAETRLRVVLRDASRANESSLVSSGIEAVIKVSSKTLHLLAGLNADQYAAELRGQLAAPGAA from the coding sequence ATGTTCAACATCAACTTTAAAGGCGCGTTCTCGCTGCTGCAAAAGATTGGCAAGTGCATGATGCTGCCGGTCGCCGTGCTGCCCGTCGCGGGCATCCTACTTGGCGTGGGCAGTGCAGACTTCAACTGGCTTCCCCATAGCCTCTCGCTCATCATGGCCAAGTCGGGTGATGCCATCTTCGGCAACCTGCCCTTGCTCTTCGCCATCGGTGTGGCCATCGGGCTCACGGACAATGACGGTGTGGCCGCGCTCGCCGGCACCACGGGATATGTCGTCTTCCTCGCAGCCATGGGAGTGAGTGCCAGTATGCGGGAACTGGAGGTGAAGCCCATCATGGGCATCCCGTCCGTCGATACAGGGGTGTTCGGCGGCATCATTGTCGGGATGATCGCGGCCGCATGTTTCAACCGGTTCTACAAGGTCCAGCTTCCGGCGTATCTGGGCTTTTTTGCAGGGAAGAGATCCGTCCCCATCATCACCTCTTTCGCTGTCATCTTTGTGGGTGTGATTCTAAGCTTCATCTGGCCTCCGATCGGTGACGCCATCAAGAACTTCTCCAACTGGGCGGCTCATGGCCAGCCCGCCCTCGCCTTCACCATCTATGGTGTGGTGGAGCGTGCGCTCATCCCCTTCGGCCTGCACCACGTGTGGAACGTGCCCTTCTTCTTCGAGGCGGGCAGTTTCACAGACCCCGTAACTGGCAATGTAGTGAAGGGAGAAATCGCGCGCTTCATCTCCGGGGATCCCACCGCGGGGAACATGACGGGTGGTTATCTTTTCAAGATGTGGGGTCTTCCCGCAGCAGCCATTGCGATGTGGCGTGCGGCGCGTCCGGAGAACCGGGCCAAGGTGGGCGGCATCATGATGTCAGCCGCACTTACGGCCTTCCTCACGGGCATCACGGAACCTATTGAGTTCGCGTTCCTGTTCGTTGCGCCGGTGCTGTACGGCATCCATGCACTGCTCGCTGGTGTGGCGTATTTCCTGTGCATTGTGCTGGGCATCAAGCATGGCTTCACCTTCTCGCACGGCTTCATCGACTACGTGGTCTTGTTCCCCAAGTCGCATAATGCGTTGTGGCTTTTCGTGCTGGGCCCCATCTGGGCGGTCCTCTACTACACCGTCTTCACCGTCGCGATTCGCAAGTTCAACCTCGCCACGCCAGGTCGCGAAGTGGAGGACGAAGCCGCGAAAGCAGCCAAGTCAACAGGTGGCAGTTTTGCCCTGCAACTCATTCGCGCCTTCGGCGGGCGCAGCAACATCGCCAGTCTCGATGCCTGCATCACCCGGCTACGCGTGAAGCTCAATGACGTGACCAAGGCCAACGTGGAAAAGCTCAAGGCCCTGGGAGCCGCTGGCGTGGTGGTCGTGGGTGATGGCGTGCAGGCTATCTTCGGCACGCAGAGTGAGAATTTGAAGACCGAGATGGAGGAGTACCTGAAGACCGCAGGTCCCGAAGCGGATGAACTCGAAGCCCCGTCTCCCGTGAAAGCTCCTGCCGCTGCGGCCGGAGTGGTCTCAAAGCTGCGGGATCCGGACGCCGCTGGCAAGGCGGCCAAATGGCTCGCGGCACTCGGTGGCGCGGAGAATGTCGAGCGCATTGATGCCTGCGCGGAAACACGCCTGCGCGTGGTGCTGCGTGATGCGTCCCGCGCCAACGAATCTTCGCTCGTGTCTTCGGGTATCGAAGCCGTGATCAAAGTATCCTCCAAGACGCTGCATCTCCTCGCGGGGCTCAACGCGGATCAATACGCGGCGGAGTTGCGTGGTCAGCTGGCGGCGCCGGGCGCGGCTTGA
- the cls gene encoding cardiolipin synthase, producing MARFAFLTAPLRWLKEHPKTRRTLFFGFCHLLGLLTSIDAVLNVRTAQGAIGWAISLNTFPYVAVPAYWIFGRSNFEGYVVLRKKTEAELSDKERKLAEDLLAMRPHASEVPAPANLLERLAKMPATQGNHVELLIDGEATFRSIFESIAQAREYVLVQFYIIRDDELGRRLKDALIERAKAGVPCYLVYDEIGSHGLTDSYLADLKSAGVETHPFNTRKGDDNRFQLNFRNHRKVVVVDGHTAFVGGHNVGDEYLGKNPEMGAWRDTHVKVQGPVVQCVQIAWVEDWKWATGSIPNLNWTPKPAPGGENGLAFCLPSGPADEFETCTLFFLHAIQAAKKRVWIASPYFVPDEQFTSALQLAALRGVDVRILLPEKADSNMVQLSSYTYLPNLEKAGVQVWRYTSGFLHEKAILVDDYCGVGTANFDNRSFRLNFEITLLFGEPSVVKEAEAMFLNDFAKSTRAAAADYTERPWWFRLAARTSWLMAPIQ from the coding sequence ATGGCACGATTTGCATTTCTCACCGCTCCGCTGCGCTGGCTCAAAGAGCATCCCAAGACGCGGCGCACCTTGTTCTTCGGCTTTTGTCATCTCCTGGGATTGCTGACGTCCATCGATGCCGTCCTGAATGTACGTACTGCTCAGGGGGCCATCGGCTGGGCCATTTCCCTGAATACATTCCCCTACGTCGCCGTGCCAGCCTACTGGATCTTCGGGCGCAGCAATTTCGAAGGATACGTAGTGCTGCGAAAGAAGACGGAAGCCGAGCTGTCTGACAAGGAACGAAAGCTCGCCGAGGATCTGCTGGCCATGCGCCCTCACGCAAGCGAGGTGCCTGCCCCGGCGAATCTGCTTGAGAGACTGGCCAAGATGCCAGCGACCCAAGGTAATCACGTCGAGTTGCTCATCGATGGCGAGGCCACCTTCCGCTCCATCTTTGAGAGCATTGCCCAGGCGCGCGAATACGTGCTCGTGCAGTTCTATATCATCCGCGATGATGAGTTGGGCCGTCGCCTGAAGGATGCACTCATCGAGCGCGCAAAAGCCGGCGTCCCCTGCTACCTCGTCTACGATGAAATCGGAAGCCACGGGCTGACCGATTCGTACCTGGCGGACTTGAAGTCGGCAGGCGTGGAGACTCACCCCTTCAATACCCGCAAGGGCGATGACAACCGCTTCCAGCTCAACTTCCGCAACCATCGGAAAGTCGTGGTCGTGGACGGTCATACGGCCTTCGTCGGCGGACACAACGTGGGGGATGAGTATCTTGGCAAGAACCCCGAGATGGGCGCATGGCGGGACACACATGTGAAGGTGCAAGGTCCCGTGGTACAGTGTGTGCAAATCGCGTGGGTGGAGGACTGGAAATGGGCCACCGGCAGCATCCCCAACCTGAACTGGACTCCCAAGCCCGCCCCCGGTGGCGAGAATGGCCTTGCGTTCTGCCTGCCTTCAGGTCCTGCGGATGAGTTTGAAACGTGCACCCTCTTCTTCCTGCATGCCATCCAGGCTGCGAAGAAGCGGGTGTGGATCGCGAGTCCCTACTTTGTGCCGGATGAGCAATTCACCTCCGCACTGCAGCTTGCGGCGCTGCGTGGAGTAGATGTGCGCATCCTGCTCCCTGAGAAGGCGGACAGCAATATGGTGCAACTTTCCAGCTATACCTATCTCCCAAATCTGGAAAAGGCAGGTGTGCAGGTATGGCGATACACCAGCGGCTTCCTGCACGAGAAAGCCATCCTGGTGGATGACTATTGCGGTGTGGGCACGGCGAACTTCGACAACCGCAGCTTCCGGCTGAACTTCGAGATCACCCTGCTCTTCGGCGAACCCTCCGTGGTGAAGGAGGCAGAGGCCATGTTCCTGAATGATTTCGCAAAGAGCACGCGGGCCGCGGCCGCCGATTACACGGAGCGCCCCTGGTGGTTCCGCCTTGCTGCTCGTACCTCGTGGTTGATGGCTCCAATTCAATAG
- a CDS encoding anaerobic C4-dicarboxylate transporter, with translation MDIKLILEFLVILGALAMGARTGGVGLGLWGAVGLLILVTVFGVTPAALPGDVLLIVLTVIMAASAMEVAGGIDFLVRIAEKIIRKNPKQVTIVAPLVTYGFTFAAGTGHIVYPLLPVIYEVAHENGIRPERPMAVATIASQQAITASPVSAATAAMITIFASHGFGLVQILLICVPATILAVLMAAFVQLRVGKELKDDPEYQKLLASGELQPPGKLSGKEPEPLKKGAKISAIVFLVGVVLVVLAGIFPELRTVVGSGTEPTELKMPVAIAIVMLTVAAVILTVTKAPVGDVVKCKTCQSGVTAIVGILGLAWMGDSFINANRETIIGGLSGMAKAAPWTFAIGLFVASMLLYSQAATTKALMPLGLSLGIPAPFLIAMFPAVNGYFFIPNYGTIIAAIQFDRSKTTRIGKYLLNHSFMLPGIICTIGAVGIGLIIATFFNR, from the coding sequence ATGGACATCAAACTGATCCTCGAATTCCTCGTCATCTTGGGCGCGCTCGCCATGGGCGCAAGAACCGGAGGCGTGGGGCTCGGTCTCTGGGGCGCGGTGGGCTTGCTCATCCTGGTTACAGTCTTCGGGGTCACTCCGGCTGCGCTTCCCGGCGATGTGTTGCTCATCGTGCTCACGGTCATCATGGCCGCGTCGGCGATGGAAGTGGCGGGGGGCATCGACTTCCTCGTGCGCATTGCGGAGAAGATCATCCGGAAGAACCCGAAGCAGGTTACAATCGTGGCGCCGCTGGTGACATACGGATTCACCTTCGCCGCAGGCACGGGGCACATTGTGTACCCGCTGCTCCCGGTGATCTACGAGGTGGCGCACGAAAATGGCATTCGACCTGAGCGGCCCATGGCGGTGGCAACCATCGCTTCCCAACAGGCCATTACAGCCAGTCCTGTGTCGGCGGCGACAGCGGCGATGATCACGATATTCGCGTCGCACGGCTTCGGATTGGTGCAGATCCTTCTCATCTGTGTCCCCGCCACGATTCTTGCCGTGCTGATGGCGGCGTTCGTACAGCTTCGTGTTGGCAAGGAACTGAAGGACGATCCTGAGTATCAAAAGTTGCTGGCCTCGGGCGAACTTCAGCCTCCTGGCAAGCTCTCCGGCAAGGAGCCGGAGCCTCTGAAGAAGGGAGCGAAAATAAGCGCGATCGTATTCCTCGTTGGTGTCGTACTCGTCGTGCTGGCGGGCATCTTTCCCGAGCTTCGTACCGTGGTTGGCTCTGGAACCGAGCCCACGGAACTCAAGATGCCTGTTGCCATTGCGATTGTCATGCTCACCGTGGCGGCGGTGATCCTCACGGTCACCAAAGCTCCCGTCGGCGATGTGGTGAAGTGCAAGACATGCCAGTCGGGCGTTACCGCGATCGTGGGTATTTTGGGCCTCGCGTGGATGGGTGACTCATTTATTAACGCGAATCGTGAGACCATCATCGGTGGACTGAGTGGCATGGCGAAGGCCGCACCGTGGACATTTGCGATTGGCTTGTTCGTCGCGTCGATGCTGCTCTACAGCCAGGCGGCGACGACGAAGGCGCTCATGCCACTCGGCCTCTCGCTAGGCATCCCGGCACCGTTTCTCATTGCCATGTTCCCGGCGGTGAATGGTTACTTCTTCATTCCGAACTACGGCACCATCATCGCTGCAATACAGTTCGACCGGTCAAAGACCACCCGCATCGGCAAGTATCTGCTGAACCACTCCTTCATGCTGCCGGGCATCATCTGTACCATTGGCGCAGTGGGCATTGGGCTCATCATCGCCACTTTCTTCAATAGATAA
- the ptsP gene encoding phosphoenolpyruvate--protein phosphotransferase, giving the protein MSETLILTAPLSGVIYPLERVPDPVFAQKLVGDGLSIDPTDSCLRAPCAGEVVHIHPASHALTIRADDGVEILMHIGIDTVSLKGVGFTPKVKAGDRVEAGTPLIEFDLDEVATHAKSLLTQIIIANGDKVSGMERASGSVKAGADTLLNLTLSNGHAPGTVLGGVAVTSDAILIPNKTGLHARPAAVLANVAKSFQSEIKLQLNDRTANARSITAIMALEASHGDKVVLVARGADAKEAVAKLSKLIAEGLGDEGCCPAPAPATTTTNKLSEPPPQRRSSNPNELLGVSASPGLAVGTVFQVQRADIAVQEEGSGVEQEKAKLTDAIAKARAQLDALRAQLHAKADPAKAAIFAAHAELLDDPDFLDIANSAMAKGKSAAYAWKSAAKLHAERLASLRNELLAQRANDVRDVGWRVLELLTGVSRQLPSYPENSILIAEDLTPSDTATMERGRVMGFATVRGGATSHVAILARSLDIPAIAGIEPAALEIAAGTPVILDGSKGSLLLSPPPQEIERIRKRQVKNEARRKEDITHALKPAVTSDGHRIAVFANIGGVKDAKQIVDLGGEGVGLLRSEFLFMDRSAAPSEDEQTESYTSVIRALGKDRHVIIRTLDVGGDKPLPYLPIPKEDNPFLGERGIRVGLDRPEVLRTQLRALLRASKEGELHVMFPMIATLQELRDAKAMLAEESKALGIPPFPCGIMVEVPAVAVMAKTFAEEADFFSIGTNDLTQYTLAMDRGHPKLAPKVDALNPAVLRLIAQTIEGAHVHRRLTGICGGIAGDPHAVPILVGLGVDELSVSIPAIPTVKAQIRRLKLSECKELARRALDCSTAEEVRALVPDLED; this is encoded by the coding sequence ATGTCTGAAACGCTCATCCTCACGGCGCCGCTTTCCGGCGTCATCTATCCGCTCGAGCGCGTGCCGGATCCTGTATTTGCACAGAAGCTCGTGGGCGACGGCCTTTCGATCGATCCCACGGACTCCTGCCTGCGCGCTCCGTGCGCGGGTGAAGTAGTGCATATCCATCCCGCGTCCCACGCGCTCACCATCCGGGCCGATGATGGTGTGGAAATTCTCATGCACATCGGCATCGACACCGTGTCTCTGAAAGGCGTCGGCTTCACGCCGAAGGTCAAGGCGGGAGATCGTGTGGAAGCTGGCACCCCGCTCATTGAATTCGACCTCGATGAAGTGGCCACTCATGCAAAGAGCCTGCTCACGCAGATCATCATTGCCAATGGAGACAAGGTGAGCGGCATGGAACGTGCCTCAGGCTCCGTGAAAGCGGGAGCAGACACATTGCTCAATCTGACGCTCTCCAATGGCCATGCACCCGGCACTGTTCTCGGAGGCGTGGCAGTCACGTCAGATGCCATTCTCATTCCGAACAAGACCGGGCTCCATGCGAGACCAGCCGCGGTGCTGGCGAATGTGGCCAAGAGTTTCCAGAGCGAGATCAAGCTCCAGCTCAACGATCGGACGGCCAATGCCCGCAGCATCACTGCCATCATGGCATTGGAAGCGTCCCACGGAGACAAGGTGGTGCTCGTCGCGAGGGGTGCGGATGCCAAGGAAGCGGTGGCGAAGCTGAGCAAGCTCATCGCGGAAGGCCTGGGCGATGAAGGTTGCTGCCCAGCACCTGCGCCCGCCACCACGACGACGAACAAGCTCTCCGAGCCCCCACCGCAACGCCGCAGCAGCAATCCGAATGAATTGCTGGGTGTTTCCGCTTCACCGGGTCTGGCCGTGGGAACGGTGTTCCAGGTACAGCGCGCAGACATCGCCGTGCAGGAGGAAGGCAGCGGTGTGGAACAGGAGAAGGCGAAGCTTACCGATGCGATTGCAAAGGCCCGCGCGCAGCTCGACGCCCTCCGCGCCCAGCTTCATGCCAAGGCCGATCCGGCCAAGGCCGCCATCTTTGCCGCGCATGCAGAACTGCTCGACGATCCCGACTTCCTCGACATCGCCAACTCCGCCATGGCGAAGGGAAAGAGTGCCGCCTACGCATGGAAGAGTGCAGCGAAGCTGCATGCCGAACGTCTTGCGTCCCTGCGGAATGAACTGCTCGCGCAACGTGCCAATGATGTGCGCGATGTGGGCTGGCGCGTGCTTGAGCTTCTCACGGGAGTGAGCCGCCAGTTGCCCTCCTATCCGGAGAACTCCATCCTCATCGCGGAAGACCTCACACCTTCCGATACAGCCACGATGGAACGCGGGCGTGTGATGGGCTTTGCTACTGTGCGCGGGGGCGCGACATCGCATGTGGCCATCCTCGCTCGTTCATTGGATATCCCGGCCATCGCGGGGATCGAGCCCGCAGCCCTGGAGATTGCCGCAGGAACGCCCGTGATTCTCGATGGCAGCAAGGGTTCTCTGCTGCTCAGTCCGCCGCCGCAAGAGATTGAGCGCATCCGCAAGCGTCAGGTGAAGAATGAAGCTCGACGCAAGGAGGATATCACCCATGCCTTGAAGCCTGCTGTCACCAGCGATGGTCACCGTATCGCCGTGTTCGCCAACATTGGCGGCGTGAAGGATGCCAAGCAGATTGTGGATCTCGGCGGTGAAGGCGTGGGCCTGCTGCGCTCGGAATTCCTTTTCATGGATCGCTCTGCTGCGCCCAGTGAGGATGAGCAGACGGAGAGTTACACATCGGTAATTCGCGCCTTGGGAAAAGACAGGCACGTCATCATCCGCACGCTGGATGTGGGAGGAGACAAGCCCCTTCCCTACCTGCCCATCCCCAAGGAGGACAATCCCTTCCTCGGTGAGCGTGGCATCCGTGTGGGATTGGATCGGCCGGAGGTATTGCGCACCCAGCTTCGGGCCCTGTTGCGCGCTTCCAAGGAGGGCGAACTGCATGTCATGTTCCCCATGATCGCAACCCTGCAGGAACTCCGGGATGCAAAAGCAATGCTCGCAGAAGAATCGAAGGCGCTGGGCATTCCACCCTTTCCTTGCGGCATCATGGTGGAAGTACCTGCCGTGGCCGTCATGGCGAAGACCTTTGCCGAAGAAGCAGACTTCTTCTCCATCGGCACCAATGACCTCACGCAATACACGCTCGCGATGGATCGCGGTCATCCCAAGCTCGCGCCCAAGGTCGATGCGCTGAATCCGGCTGTTTTGCGACTCATTGCACAGACCATCGAAGGCGCGCATGTACACCGGCGACTCACCGGCATCTGCGGTGGCATTGCCGGAGATCCGCATGCCGTGCCCATTCTCGTGGGACTCGGAGTGGACGAACTAAGCGTGAGCATCCCGGCCATTCCCACCGTGAAGGCTCAGATACGCCGTCTCAAGCTCTCTGAATGCAAGGAACTCGCCAGGCGCGCCCTCGACTGCTCCACCGCTGAGGAAGTCCGCGCGCTGGTGCCCGACCTCGAAGATTAA
- a CDS encoding carbohydrate porin: MAAFRKQIETQLAEMKAGYEGKIKDLESRIDDLETDNARLKKNGTTASNASTKKTEDQMDEIEERVSDLENLATHTDPQYQEMSRRSKANSEAIARIQQSIKDDATESREIFRSGSGTPFDLAAFYKMPQIFEFHGYLRAGFGLNGEGGEMEAFKAPGAGAKYRLGNEEDTYGELEFTHNWLREDDPMKAPYVRSTIMLSFSTGQNDTYDSLNAQNLGNDIALRQAFVEAGNIVPEAPDMRFWAGQRYYRRQDIHINDFYWLDMSGYGGGVQDVPFIGESKLALAWLGGSFDDYQTDDGNAAKSTFDLRVYDIPAPLGKIGFWLAYASSSGGEVLNVFDVNGDRFSLQSSQGVAVGMKHRTLPEAFLGGYNEFSIQYGTGAAYNFAATIDVASPEIDDATRFRVTDHFTIEPNRWLSLQAAAIYQDTDYGGPDSSEKWASFGVRPIFHITDTFSIALETGVDFVDSEPLGVNDYLWKITLAPQISRGRKFFSRPALRAFVTYAKWGEEFRGKVGGSAYRNELEGLSYGVQLESWW; this comes from the coding sequence ATGGCCGCTTTCCGCAAGCAGATTGAAACGCAACTCGCCGAGATGAAGGCGGGCTACGAAGGCAAGATCAAAGACCTTGAGTCGCGCATTGATGACCTGGAGACCGACAACGCACGCCTGAAGAAGAATGGTACGACTGCTTCGAATGCGTCTACCAAGAAGACCGAAGATCAGATGGACGAAATCGAGGAGCGCGTCTCCGATCTGGAAAACCTGGCGACCCACACCGATCCGCAATACCAGGAAATGTCGAGGCGTTCCAAGGCCAACTCTGAGGCCATTGCGCGCATCCAGCAAAGCATCAAAGATGACGCCACGGAGTCGCGCGAAATCTTCCGCAGCGGCTCGGGCACCCCCTTTGATCTCGCGGCCTTCTACAAGATGCCGCAGATCTTTGAATTTCACGGTTACCTCCGGGCAGGCTTTGGCCTGAATGGCGAGGGAGGTGAGATGGAAGCCTTCAAGGCGCCGGGAGCAGGAGCAAAGTACCGCCTGGGCAACGAAGAAGACACGTACGGCGAACTGGAGTTCACCCACAACTGGCTCCGTGAGGATGACCCCATGAAGGCGCCCTATGTGCGCTCCACCATCATGCTCTCCTTCTCCACCGGTCAGAATGACACGTACGACTCTCTCAATGCCCAGAATCTGGGCAACGACATCGCACTCCGGCAGGCATTCGTGGAGGCGGGGAATATCGTACCGGAGGCACCGGACATGCGCTTCTGGGCGGGCCAGCGCTACTACCGCAGGCAGGATATCCACATCAATGACTTCTACTGGCTGGACATGAGCGGCTATGGTGGCGGTGTCCAGGATGTGCCGTTCATTGGCGAGTCCAAGCTGGCCCTGGCATGGCTCGGCGGCAGCTTCGACGATTACCAGACGGATGATGGCAATGCTGCCAAGAGCACGTTCGATTTGCGGGTGTATGACATCCCCGCTCCGCTCGGGAAAATCGGGTTCTGGCTGGCATATGCGAGCTCCAGTGGCGGCGAGGTGCTGAACGTCTTTGACGTCAATGGTGATCGTTTCTCCCTTCAATCCTCCCAGGGCGTCGCCGTGGGCATGAAGCACCGGACCCTGCCGGAAGCATTCCTCGGAGGCTACAATGAGTTCTCCATCCAATATGGCACCGGTGCCGCGTACAACTTTGCCGCCACCATTGACGTCGCCTCTCCGGAAATCGATGACGCCACGCGATTCCGCGTCACCGACCACTTTACCATTGAGCCCAACAGATGGCTCTCGCTGCAGGCTGCTGCCATTTATCAGGACACGGACTACGGCGGCCCAGACTCCAGCGAGAAGTGGGCATCCTTCGGTGTGCGCCCCATCTTCCACATCACAGACACTTTCAGCATCGCCTTGGAAACGGGTGTGGACTTCGTGGATAGCGAGCCACTCGGGGTGAATGACTACCTGTGGAAGATCACCCTCGCTCCCCAAATCAGCCGCGGACGCAAATTTTTCAGCCGCCCTGCCCTGCGCGCCTTCGTCACCTATGCCAAGTGGGGCGAGGAATTCCGGGGCAAGGTGGGCGGCAGTGCCTACCGGAACGAACTTGAAGGTCTTTCCTACGGTGTCCAGCTTGAGTCCTGGTGGTAG
- the pyk gene encoding pyruvate kinase: protein MASSTDPVPSPAAAGPSVASPLPSHKTKIVATIGPASESPEMLVRLIKAGLNVARLNFSHGDFEQHGEVIRRIREAAKVAGRRVAIMADLPGPKMRLGKIEPGPIQLLPGDRFTLTNEDIIGDQTRASMTFEPLPRVVHPGNRLFLNDGTVQLIVERVTGNNVECVVAVGGELSSKKGLNLPGINLGISAFTERDRACLEFALGAGVDAVSQSFVERASDIEVLRAAAAKLGRQPFVIAKIERSDALEHFDEILAATDGIMVARGDLGVEVPIENIAHTQKVLIAKANLAGKPVITATQMLESMTSSRLPTRAEATDVANAILDGTDCVMLSGESAMGRFPEEAVQMLARIAAATEPTRVRGHRVNDSSIAGSRETDTLSERVASLVEHALSIVPCDLALVPTRSGKTARIFSRCKPAVWSIAPSPDPVVCQGLAFSYGIHAVDVPDDPEDWQNFVNEWSKSHNVPASRVIMVAGPSVRNPKANHRIEFMRLETSAS, encoded by the coding sequence ATGGCTTCGAGTACTGATCCAGTTCCATCTCCTGCGGCCGCTGGGCCATCGGTGGCCTCACCGCTGCCGTCCCACAAGACGAAGATTGTTGCTACCATTGGTCCTGCGTCCGAGTCACCGGAAATGCTCGTGCGGCTGATCAAGGCAGGGCTGAATGTCGCGCGTCTGAACTTTTCTCATGGTGACTTTGAGCAGCATGGCGAAGTCATCCGGCGGATTCGTGAAGCGGCTAAGGTGGCCGGACGACGCGTAGCCATCATGGCGGATCTGCCCGGGCCCAAGATGAGGCTCGGCAAAATCGAGCCGGGACCCATTCAGTTGTTGCCGGGCGATCGCTTCACCCTGACGAATGAGGACATCATCGGCGATCAAACGCGTGCCTCGATGACCTTCGAGCCGTTGCCGCGGGTGGTACACCCGGGTAATCGGCTCTTCCTGAATGACGGCACCGTACAGTTGATCGTGGAACGAGTGACCGGTAACAATGTGGAGTGCGTGGTCGCTGTCGGTGGAGAGCTGAGCTCGAAGAAGGGACTGAATCTCCCCGGCATCAATCTTGGCATCAGCGCGTTTACGGAGCGTGATCGGGCATGTCTGGAGTTTGCCCTGGGGGCGGGAGTGGATGCGGTGAGTCAGTCCTTCGTGGAACGTGCTTCGGATATTGAGGTGCTCCGTGCTGCCGCGGCGAAGCTCGGTCGCCAGCCTTTCGTGATCGCGAAGATTGAGCGGTCCGATGCGCTGGAGCATTTCGATGAAATCCTTGCGGCGACGGATGGCATAATGGTGGCTCGGGGTGACCTCGGAGTCGAGGTGCCCATTGAAAACATTGCGCATACCCAGAAGGTGCTAATTGCAAAAGCCAATTTGGCGGGCAAGCCGGTCATCACCGCTACGCAGATGCTGGAGTCCATGACCAGCAGCCGCCTTCCCACGCGAGCGGAGGCTACTGATGTGGCGAATGCGATTCTCGACGGCACCGATTGCGTGATGCTTTCCGGGGAATCGGCGATGGGCCGCTTTCCCGAAGAGGCCGTGCAAATGCTGGCGCGCATTGCGGCGGCGACCGAGCCGACTCGTGTTCGGGGACATCGAGTGAACGACTCTAGCATCGCCGGTTCACGGGAGACAGATACACTCAGCGAGCGCGTTGCCTCCCTGGTAGAGCATGCGCTGAGCATCGTGCCGTGTGATCTGGCGCTTGTTCCTACACGAAGCGGAAAGACCGCCAGGATCTTCTCACGATGCAAACCCGCCGTGTGGAGCATTGCTCCGAGTCCGGACCCGGTGGTGTGCCAGGGACTCGCCTTTTCCTACGGCATCCATGCCGTGGATGTTCCTGATGATCCTGAGGATTGGCAGAACTTTGTGAACGAATGGAGCAAGAGCCACAACGTGCCCGCCAGCCGGGTGATCATGGTTGCCGGACCCTCCGTCCGCAATCCGAAGGCCAATCACCGGATCGAGTTCATGCGGCTCGAAACGAGCGCGTCCTGA